From a region of the Sinorhizobium sp. B11 genome:
- a CDS encoding DUF2264 domain-containing protein, whose product MTYDPASANPLAGNPLKTRDDMIRAVNDLFNPLLPFFSDGNARVRLDGAGAHFDRAAADLEGFARPLWGLAPLGAGKNAFDHWHRFAEGLANGCDPAHPEYWGTVNARDQRMVELAALGFALALVPEKIWEPLDKRARDNIIAYFKHVRQFDYADNNWKFFRIFVDIALDRLGADFDRSLTRQYLEELEGFYIGDGWYRDGNIRRIDHYIPFAMHFYGLIYSKLVDDDYAKRYRERAVLFARDFRHWFALDGATIPFGRSLTYRFACAGFWSALAFADLEALPWGEVKHLCLEHLRWWRDKPIASHDGVLSIGFGYPNLLMSESYNSAGSPYWAFKAFLPLAIAEDHPFWTAEEKAPEQTPAVVPQRHPGMVMMRAGNDVVALSSGQENLQMRFGTEKYAKFAYSARFGFSVEADERAFALGAFDSALAFSDDGLHYRVRETNEAAKIAGDVLYSRWSAFKDVKVETWLVPAAPWHIRVHRITTPRPLQTAEGGFAITRRDLDADTLFAEQGSAHAIGEADFTGIVDLGSSIRRNGLAQKALPNTNMIVSKTLVPQLRGEIPAGETVLVTAVLALNDPAAVSGAWTTPPKAPDIDALQKLVGEKGVTVSAIEAPGHMP is encoded by the coding sequence ATGACCTATGATCCCGCCAGCGCCAATCCGCTTGCAGGCAATCCGCTGAAGACCCGCGACGACATGATCCGCGCCGTCAACGACCTCTTCAATCCGCTGCTTCCTTTCTTCTCCGACGGCAATGCCCGTGTTCGCCTCGATGGCGCAGGCGCCCATTTCGACCGGGCCGCCGCCGATCTTGAGGGTTTCGCTCGTCCACTCTGGGGCCTTGCACCGCTCGGCGCCGGCAAGAACGCTTTCGATCACTGGCACCGATTTGCCGAAGGTCTTGCGAATGGCTGTGATCCGGCGCATCCCGAATATTGGGGTACGGTCAATGCCCGCGACCAGCGCATGGTGGAATTGGCAGCCCTCGGCTTTGCCTTGGCGCTGGTGCCGGAAAAGATCTGGGAGCCGCTCGACAAACGCGCCCGCGATAACATCATCGCCTATTTCAAGCATGTCCGGCAGTTCGACTATGCTGACAATAACTGGAAGTTCTTTCGCATCTTCGTCGATATCGCCCTCGACCGCCTCGGCGCCGATTTCGACCGCAGCCTGACCAGGCAATATCTCGAAGAGCTCGAAGGTTTCTACATTGGCGATGGCTGGTACCGGGACGGCAATATCCGTCGCATCGACCACTACATTCCCTTCGCCATGCATTTTTATGGCCTGATCTATTCGAAGCTGGTCGATGACGACTATGCCAAGCGTTATCGCGAGCGCGCCGTGCTCTTCGCCAGGGATTTCCGTCACTGGTTTGCGCTCGATGGCGCGACAATCCCCTTCGGCCGCAGCCTCACCTATCGATTCGCCTGTGCCGGTTTCTGGTCGGCGCTCGCCTTCGCCGATCTGGAGGCATTGCCCTGGGGCGAGGTCAAGCATCTCTGCCTCGAGCATCTGCGCTGGTGGCGGGATAAGCCGATCGCCAGTCACGACGGCGTTCTTTCCATCGGCTTCGGCTACCCGAACCTCTTGATGTCGGAAAGCTATAATTCAGCCGGCTCACCCTATTGGGCCTTCAAGGCCTTCCTGCCGCTCGCCATTGCCGAGGATCATCCTTTCTGGACCGCAGAGGAAAAAGCGCCCGAGCAGACACCAGCAGTGGTCCCGCAGCGTCATCCCGGCATGGTTATGATGCGTGCGGGCAATGATGTCGTGGCGCTATCGTCGGGTCAGGAAAACCTGCAGATGCGCTTTGGCACCGAGAAATATGCAAAGTTCGCCTATTCGGCCCGCTTTGGTTTCAGTGTCGAGGCCGACGAGCGCGCCTTTGCGCTTGGCGCCTTCGATTCCGCGCTCGCCTTCAGTGATGACGGATTGCACTACCGGGTTCGTGAAACCAACGAAGCGGCGAAGATCGCTGGCGACGTTCTTTATTCCCGCTGGTCGGCCTTCAAGGACGTGAAGGTGGAAACCTGGCTCGTGCCGGCAGCTCCCTGGCATATACGCGTTCACCGCATCACGACACCACGCCCGTTACAGACCGCAGAAGGCGGTTTCGCGATTACCAGACGCGATCTCGATGCCGATACGCTGTTCGCAGAGCAGGGATCGGCTCATGCGATCGGCGAGGCAGATTTCACCGGTATCGTCGACCTCGGTTCGTCGATCAGGCGAAACGGCCTTGCCCAGAAGGCGCTGCCGAATACCAACATGATCGTGTCCAAGACACTCGTTCCCCAACTCCGGGGCGAGATTCCGGCTGGCGAAACGGTTCTGGTTACGGCTGTACTGGCGTTGAACGATCCGGCTGCCGTATCGGGGGCATGGACCACGCCTCCGAAAGCACCCGATATCGACGCACTGCAGAAGCTGGTCGGTGAGAAGGGCGTGACCGTCAGCGCCATAGAAGCGCCAGGGCATATGCCATGA
- a CDS encoding hydroxyacid dehydrogenase, whose product MNRAAIVLAMQPSRTEHVLPEAVLRRLDGIGRLLDAEPLQHFDDERARRLLSEAEILITGWGAPYVGREVLTLAPKLKLVVHAAGTVKGIVDACIFDAGIAVSHAAEANAVPVAEFTLAAIIFAGKHVFRFRDLYVADRHRDRTHPMQHEAIGNYRRAVGIIGASRIGRRVIELLKPFDYQVLLFDPTVDAEQAGALGTEKVELDDLMRRSDIVSVHAPSLPSTRHMIDASKLALMKDGATLINTARGALIDEDALLAVLKTGRIDAVIDVTDPEIPGPESAFYDLSNVFLTPHIAGAVGLERSRLGEMAAGEAERFIKGEPMLYGLTLEGLENTA is encoded by the coding sequence ATGAACCGTGCTGCCATAGTCCTCGCCATGCAGCCATCGCGCACGGAGCATGTGCTGCCCGAGGCGGTCCTTCGCCGGCTGGATGGCATCGGGCGTCTGCTCGATGCCGAACCGCTTCAGCACTTCGATGACGAACGTGCGAGACGTCTGCTGTCCGAGGCGGAAATCCTGATCACCGGCTGGGGCGCGCCCTATGTCGGTCGGGAGGTTCTGACGCTTGCGCCGAAGTTGAAGCTCGTGGTCCACGCAGCGGGAACCGTGAAGGGCATCGTCGATGCCTGCATTTTTGACGCCGGCATTGCCGTCAGCCATGCGGCCGAGGCCAACGCCGTCCCGGTCGCCGAGTTTACGCTCGCCGCAATCATCTTTGCCGGTAAGCATGTCTTCCGCTTTCGCGACCTTTACGTCGCGGACCGTCATCGGGACCGAACCCACCCGATGCAGCATGAAGCCATCGGCAATTATCGCCGCGCGGTTGGCATCATCGGCGCTTCACGCATCGGCCGACGCGTCATCGAACTCCTGAAGCCTTTCGATTATCAGGTGCTGCTATTCGATCCGACCGTCGACGCGGAGCAGGCGGGCGCTCTGGGTACAGAAAAAGTCGAGCTGGACGACCTGATGCGCCGGTCGGACATCGTCTCCGTTCACGCGCCGTCTCTGCCCTCCACCCGGCACATGATTGATGCGTCGAAGCTGGCATTGATGAAGGACGGCGCAACCCTGATCAATACGGCCCGTGGTGCACTGATCGACGAGGATGCTCTGTTGGCCGTTCTGAAGACCGGCCGCATCGACGCCGTCATCGATGTGACCGATCCCGAAATACCGGGACCGGAATCGGCGTTTTACGATCTGTCCAATGTCTTCCTGACACCGCATATAGCCGGCGCAGTCGGCCTTGAGCGCAGCCGCCTCGGCGAAATGGCGGCAGGCGAGGCCGAACGCTTCATCAAAGGCGAGCCCATGCTTTACGGGCTCACCCTCGAAGGTCTGGAAAATACAGCCTGA